The genomic window GGATGATGCGTTCGCCGGTGCCTCCTGCTCCTGTCGCCAAAAAGCCGACCAGAAGGAACGCGACGACCGCGCCGACGAAGGCGCCGCCCGACAGACCGAGAACGCCGTAGCCGAAGCCGAGAATCATCACGCAGACCGCCCCCGTCGAAGCGCCAGCGGAGATGCCGAGCACATAGGGCTCGGCCAGCGGATTACGCAGCAGCGCCTGCAGGATCGCGCCCGAGAGCGAAAGCGACGCACCGGCGCTGGCGGCAACCAGCGCCCGGCTGAGACGATAATCCCAGACGATGCCCTGGTGGATACGACTGAGCACGAATTCCGTGCCGAACAGGCGGTTCGAGACCGCCTCCGCCGTCGTCGCCAGCGGTATCGAGATCTCTCCGATGGAAACGGCAAGGCTGATCATCAGCCCGAGAAGAAGAAGGGCTGCGATGGTGAGCGCGGCAAGCGCCCACCATCCCTGTTGCCTGAACGATGCTGCTCTCACTGCGAGAGGCCGAAGGACTTGATGCCGTTCGCCAATGTTTCGATGCCGTCGATCGTGCGGATCGTCGGGTTCATCGATTGCGCGTCCATCATCACGAAATGCCTGTTTTTCACCGCATCCAGTTCCCTGGTCACCGGATCGTGCTCAAGGAAATCGATCTTCACCTTGGGATCGTCGGCCGCATAGCGGCGCCGATCCATGGTCGCGACTACGATGACGGCGGGGTTCGCCTCGGCGATGGTTTCCCAGCCCACCAGCGGCCATTCCTCCTGGGTGGTGACGACGTTGCGGGCGCCGATCGTCTTCAGGATGTAGGCCGGCGCGCCGTTCTTGCCGGCGATGAAGGCATCACCGTTGACCTCCTTGCTGGAGAACCAGAAGACGACCGGCAGGTTCTTGCCCGATGCATTCGATATGGAGGTGACGGCATCGGCTTCGCGCTTCTTCAACTCCTCGATCAGCGCATCGCCATGCTCCCTCACGTCGAAGATTTCCGAGAGCTCGGCGATCTCACGGTAGACCAGCTCCATCGTGAACAGCTCCTTGCGCACGCCGTCGCCGCCATCGGTGTTGACCTTGGCAACGCAATCGGCCGGCGAAAGATAGGTGTTGATCCCGAGGTCCCCGAACTGGTCCCGCTTGCCGACGGAGCCCTGCGCGCCGACATGCCATTCGAACTCGGCAGCCACCATGTCCGGCTCCTGCCCGACAACGGATTCGAAGCTTGGATCGTTGTCGGCAAGTCGTTTGATCCGACTGTTGGCATCGGCATATTGCGGCAGCACGGGACCGACCCAAACAGCCGTGCCGACGATCCTGTCGGCAAGGCCTAGCGAAAAGAGAATTTCGGTCATGCCCTGGCCGATCGAAACGATCTTCGTCGGCGCTTTGCGGAAGGTCACCTCCTTACCGCAATTGCTGACGGTGAGCGGATATTGGGTGGCGGTAAGGCCCGGTGCCGCAAGGCCGATCAGCCCGAAGGCGAATGTCATGGTGGCGAGAAACTGGCGCATGAAAACCTCGATTGAAAGGGAAAGGAGCATGGCTTCGCCGCGCGGCCCAAGGGCGGGCGCGCGCGCAAAGCCTAGCCGCAGGCGGCCCAATCGAGACGGATGCATGCCGCAGTTCGGCGAAGGGTCAGAAGGTCAATCATGTCTGCTCCTTGTCCGGGCATCCCCGCCCGGTTGATTGGATCGTGATTGACGGCAGGTCTCCTGGCTCGCGAATATCCGCCGCTCATCAGCCTTCCCGCGATAGCTCGCAGTGGCCGGGCCCGAAGGCCCCAGGAAATGCCGGCGCGCCGGCACTCCCGATATGAGCGACAATCCGCTTACAGTTGCGGGGGCAGCCACGGTCTCGGTCCCTCTTGGGGTCGTCCTCACCGTGTTCCCTATTAATTCCCTCGGAGTCATCCTCGGGAAACCGTCACGCCCAGTTACGTCGCAGATCCGCTAGACGTCAATGATTATTGCGGGGATCGCACCGACGCCGTGAAAAATAAGGCTGGATGCATGGCGCGGGCCGTCATTCGGCGCGTTCAACACCGCTCGTGGAAGGTCTTGGACATGGAACCGTTATAGCCATAATGGGAAACCTTCACGTCTTCCCACAGTCCAGCCGACTACGCCTCGGCCATGAATTTCCGGATGGCGGCTTCGAAGGCGTCGGCGGATGTCAGCGCTTTGTTGCCTGCCGTTCCCGAATAATAGCTGTCGCCGCGCTGCAGCTGCACGCCGCGGTGTCCCGTCATCGCTTCGAGAACCGGCATCGCCGCCCATTCCTGCGCCACCGCCAGGGCGAATTTTTTGAACTGCGCGTCGCTCCTGTCGGATTTCAGGAAAGCCTCGCCTCCCCTGACCGTCATCAGCAGGTGAAAGCCGATCTGGTCTTGGGCCTCTGGATCGAAAAGCCGCTCTTGCGTCAGGCCCGAGGGGGCGACATTGCCGCCCAGCGTTCCCATGATGATCTGGTATTTGCCGCAGGCGTCCCGCCCATGCAGCGTCGCCTGATAGGCCTGAACCTGCGCGATGCTCATCGCGACGAGCCGGGGGTTGTTTTCGTTCTTTATGCGATCGACCACGGCGTTGTAGTTGCCCGCGGCTTCATACCGTCCGATGAAATCGAGGAAACCCAGGACGCCGGGCCGGATATCGGGGCTGCCGCCGTTGATCATGCCATCGACGGAGGAAAGCTGCACGAGATCGGTCAGCCGCTTCACCACAGCCCGCTTGCCGCTTTCGAATTCCGCCTTGATCGCCGCCACGACATCGGACTTCTTCGTGTCGGATTTGCTGGGAAAGAGCTTGGGATTGGCGTTGACAGTCGCTGCCGAGACGGCCCTGACGTCATCGACCGTCTTCGACACGGCATCGCCGTCGTCAAGCTGGGCGAAGCGAACCGCCGCATCCTTGCCGATGCGGTGGCCAAGCCGCAGCAGCCAGGCCGGCGGATCGAGGTTCGAGATCTTCGATTTCAGCGCGCGCTGCAGCCGATTGGCAAGGGCGGCGGCAAAGAAGCACTGCGCCTGCGGCTTGATCCGGTCGGCATCGGCAAACCCGCGCAGAACCTCCTGATAGTCCTTGTCCTTCAGGAGAGACGACCAGACATCCGGATCGAAGCGATAGGGACCGATCGGCCCGGCAAGATCGGCATCGGCGCCATCGCGCCCTTGCGCGTCGGTATTGGTCCAGCCGCTCTCGGCCCATGCCAGCAGCAGGAGATATTCGACATTCATGCCGCCGGCATCGAGAAAGCCGGAAAGCGCCCGCGCGGCAAGCGCCGAGTCTTCATAGAATTCCAGATCGGAGATCGGCGGGAACTCGATCTTCACCTCGTCGGCGGTCAAAACAGTCAGGCTGCCCTGGTCGATCCACCACGTCGGATCCGTCTCGCCTTCCCGCGTGACCTTGAGGCGTCCGTTCTCAACCGTGCCGTCGCCGACGAAGCGGGAAAAGCCGATGCCCAGAACTTCCGTCGCATCCGTTGCATCCGCCGCATTGAAGAGTTTCACAAAGGGTCGATTGGTTCGATAGATATTCATCGCGTGCCCCCGCTAGCTGAATAGCTTCATGAAGAGTTCGTAGTCGATGTAATCGCCCTTCGGCAGCGCCAACGCTGCCCGCTTTTTCCCGATCGCCGTGCGCAGCCCGGCGTCTATCCTGGTCTCCCCGGTGCTGATGCTGACGCCGAGCTTTTCGGCGACCAGCAGAAGGTTCTGGGCACGCCCCGAGGCGACAGATGCCGTCGTCGTGGTCTCTTCCCGCGCCGGCGCGTCGTAGAGGAATCCGCGCTCGACAACGGTCTTGTAGCCGAGAGAACTGCAGCTGTCCGTATGCAGCAGATACAGGATATCGCTCGACGACAGGCCCTGATTCAATTCGGCGTCCGTCAAACCCTTTTTCGAGATCATTCTGCGCCACACGTTGATGGCCGCTCGCGTGCCCTGGCCGAAATTCCCGTCGCGCGCGGTGCAGAGCGCCGATTGAAGCCGCATGACCTGATCGCTCGTCAGTTCCTTTTCGACGGCGCTGACGGCGCCATCCACCGACGGCGTTTTCGGGGTCGGCTTCAGCCCTTTGCCGGACTCGAATTTATTGATCCCTTCGATGGTCCCGGTGATGCGGTTGACCACCTTGCGGGCATCCGCATCGAAATCGACCTTGTTGCCGTCGATGCTGGCTGCCGCCAGCGCATTGAAATCCGAGTTGATCGCCAGCGGCGTGCAGAGCCACTGATATTCGCGCCAGACCCGGATGAGTTGCGGGCTCGAGGTGATCGTTCTCGACGCAGCCGCCTTTTCGAAGGCGGCCTGCCGCTCGTCGACGATCTTCAGGATGTTTTCGACCGTCATGCCCTGCAAGGGATCGATCCGCGAGGCATCGTAAAATGCATTGGCCGCCGTCGAGGACAGTATCAGATAAGAGAACAGCCGCGTTCCCGCCCCCTCGAGCGTCAGGACGCCGCTGACGAAGGCCTGGATCGCGGAATTGGTGCTCTTGAACCGGCTCTCGCGCATCCGCTCTTCGAAAATGAACTGGACATAGGCCTTGCACCCCAAATTGATCTCGTTGAACCCGGCCTGCAGCATGGTCCGGTATCCATTCGCATCAAGGCTGCTCGGGCACCCCTTGGCATAGCTGGCCGACACGGGAGCAAGACCGGCATCCGCGCACATGACCTGCATATAGGCATAAAGATTGGCGGAGGTTCCGGACGCGCGTTGAGCATTCAACTCATAACCCGGCCCCCGCATGAGGTAAGTGCCGTCGCTCGGCTGGCACGAGGCGAGTGCTATACTGGCCAGGATTGCAATAGCGCGCAGAATCATAGTGCCTCGCGAAATCAAACAAATAGTTTTGTTCGGAAATTTTCGACCACGAGAAAATAAAATATAGAAAATGAGATTCGAGTCTTCGCTCTCGTCTTGCGCAGCCGGAATATCCACAACTTTCGCGGGATCGGCCAATTCCGTTTTCTGACTTTACCGTATTCCGGTGAGTATAGATCAGGCAGAAGACTCTTATTCCGGCGATATAAGCTATTGGAATTCTTGATTTCATGCCGTTCATTCGGTCAGGCCGTTCAGTGCCCATGATCATGGATAATGCCGGCCCTCCTGCCGCCTCGGAACGGAAGCCTGTACAAGCGCCCGGTATCACCATTGATATGGACCATTGACTGGTCTAAATATAGATCAGGCCATGCCGGCCAAGCGGGAGTGTGAGATGCGGGTATCCGTAACCGATGCCAAGGGACAGTTGACCGAACTTGTCCGACGCGCCGAAGCGGGCGACGAGGTCATCCTGACCCGGCACGGCCATGCCGCCGTGAAGCTGGTTCCGGTCAGGGTCGCGCCCGACCGCAAATCACGCCGGGCGCTGATGGAGGCGGCGCGGGCCTCCGCCGCCGCCAAAGCCGCCGATGGCCCGGCGGCCGCGCAGAGCCAGGATTTCCTCTACGGCGATAACGGCCTGCCCGAATGATCGCCGTCGACACATCGGCGCTGATGGCGATCCTGCTCGGCGAACCGCAAGCCGACGCTCTGATCGCTGCCCTCGAAGCCGAAGACGATCTCCTGATCTCCGCCGGGACTGTCGCCGAAGCCCTGATCGTCGCGGCCCGCCGCAATGTCGGCGGGGAGATGGAACGACTGATCGACGGCCTCGGCTTCGAAATCATCTCCATCACCCCCGCCTCCGCCCGCCGCATCGCCGACGCCTATGGCACCTGGGGCAAGGGCATCCACCCCGCAAGCTTGAACTTCGGCGACTGCTTCGCCTATGAGTTGGCTCGGGAATATGGGTGCCGGCTGCTGTTTGTGGGGGATGATTTCGGCAGGACGGATGTGGAGGGTGTGATTTGAAGGAGCATGGGCGCGGCATGCTCCAACCTCCCTCATGCTGAGGTGCGCAGCCCGTAGGGCGGAGCCTCGAAGCACGCGCCGCAACGCTCCTCCCTGCACGCCTAAAACGCATCCAGCGGTATCTTCAGATACCGCAGCCCATTCTCCTCCGGCTCCGGCAATCTCCCGCCGCGAATATTCACCTGCAGCGCGTGCAGCATCAGCTTCGGTTTCGCGAGCGTGCGGTCGCGGGTCTGGCGGAGCGCGATGTAGGCGGCTTCGTCCTTGCCGGCGATATGCGGATTGTCGCGTTTCTGCGCAGCCACCGTGCTTTCCCAGCGCGGATGGCGGCCGCCGGGCTGGTAGTCGTGGCCGGAGAACAGGCGGGTCTCCTCGGGCAGCGACAGGATCGCCTGGATCGAGTGCCAGAGGGCGCTGGCGCTGCCGCCGGGAAAATCGGTGCGCGCCGTGCCGGAATCCGGGGTGAACACCGTATCATGCACGAAGGCGGCATCGCCGATCAGGTAGGTGATCGAGGCCAGCGTATGGCCGGGGGAAAACATCACCCGGGCGTCGAGCGCGCCGATCTTGAACGTGTCGCCATCGGCAAACAGCCGGTCCCATTGCGAGCCGTCGGTTTGAAGCGCCGGCCAGTTGTAGATATCCTTCCACAGCGCCTGAACCTCGATGACATGGGCGCCGATCGCCGTCGGCGCGTCGGTCCTGCCTTTCAGGTAATGGGCGGCGGAGAAGTGGTCGGCATGCGGATGGGTGTCGAGGATCCATTCGAGCGTCAGCCGCTCGGCCGCGATATGGGCGAGGATGGCATCGGCGCTTGTCGTGCCCGTCGCCCCCGAGGTTTCGTCGAAATCGAGCACCGGGTCGATGATGACGCAGCGCCTCGTCACGGGATCGGTCACGACATATTGCACGCTCGATGTGGCGGGATGGAAGAAGGCCTTCACATCGGGCACCTGCCCTGCCCGCTTCTCCAGGAAGCGCCGCGCGCCGGCAAGATCAAAGCCGTGGCTCTTGCCAAAGGCCTCGACATCGGCTGGTCCAATCCGCCCGTCGAGCACCTCGCCCAGCACATAAAGCGTCAGCGCCCGCGTGCCGCTCTTGCAATGGGCAAGCACCGGCCCCTTGGCGCCGGCCATCGCCGCCTGGAAGGCGCGGATATCGGCCTCGGTAATCTCAGCCCCCTTTACCGGCACGAAACCGTAGGCAAGCCCGGCGGCGGCGGCCGCCGCCTTTTCTGCCGCGTTGCCGGGCTGGCCGGGCTCCTCGCCATCCGGCCGGGCATTGATGACCCCGGCAAAGCCACGCGCCGCGAAATCGGCAAAATCGGCGGCATCGGGCTGCCCCGCCACCGATATCAGCTCATTGACCCTCACGGATGTCATCGAAGCCCCCGCGTCCATGAGGATAATCTCATATGGATGGCGCCGGGCGTCAAGGAAATCCGCTGGCTGGGGTGCGGATGCGGGGTACTATTGAGCGCGCGATATTTCTTCTTTCCTCTACGGGCGTGCCGTGTGGCACCCCCCTCTGGCCTGCCGGCCATCTCCCCCACAAGGGTGGAGATTGGCAAGAAGCTTGACCATCGCCCCTCTCTGAAGGCATCGACGATCACAATAATTGTTTGGGGAAGCCATCACGCCCAGCCGATCTCCCTCCTTGTGGGGGAGATGCCCGGCAGGGCAGAGGGGGGTGCCACACGGTACCAACCCCTCTATGCGGCAACACGGACAAAGAGAAGGTCCCTTGAAGAGCACCTCACCCAATCAAGGCTGCGACGGTCCCTGCAGGCGGTCCATGACCTGCAGCAGGAGATCGGCGCAGGCCTTCATCGGTTCGTCTTCCGCGCATTTCAGATCGATCCTGGTATCCCCGTCCTCGATCCGGAAGCGGGCGGCCTTGGAGGGCGGCGGGCCGCGATGGCCGTGGTAGAAGCCCATGTCGCCTCTCCCGCCGTGTCGCCAGAAAGCGAAGCGGTCTCTCGACGATCCATCCGGCATGGCTTCGTCACGCGGCGATGGAGGCGGCGGCGAGCCGGCATCGGCCGGCGCCGGCGGTGCGGCACCTGCGGCTGGCGGAGCGGCCGGCTCCTGGGCGAAGGCGGCGCCGGCGAGCGCGGCAAGCGCAAGGCCGGAGAGCAGGAATCTTTGCATGGCGATCGGTCCTCTGTTGGAAATGCGGGGTGCTCTCTAAACACCGCAGCTCGGGCTTTGGTTCATGCCGCCCTGCCGCCTTCGCCTTGGTGCACGAAGTTGTGACCGCGATCTCCCGGCGATCCCGTCAAAAAGAGAGCGTCGCCGCCCCTTGCCTGATCTCCGCATGCATGGCGCTGGCGCCGACGATGATCACACCCTCGAGCATATCGGCCTCGGTATATCAGCGCGCGGTCACGCAAGGCGGGAACGATGACCAACCTCATGTCGATGCGGTAGCGGGCCTCTTCGAAGTGCGATCCGAACGCGCCGGCGGCCCATCGATGCAAGAAGCAACGCTGCGGCGCCTGCTTCGAGGCTTCGCCCTGCGGGCTGCGCGCCTCAGCATGAGGGAAGGTCGGGAATGCCGCGCCCTTATGGCGGATGACGGAGCTGTCGTGCCAATGCCCGAGAGAGCCTCATCCTGAGGCACCCCTGCAGGGGCCTCGACGCCTGATGGTTGCAGGAGCACCGCCGCGCTGCGGATCTACCGTTCCTTGGGCGCGTCGCCGACTGCACCTTCGGCAAAGCGCTGCAAGGTATTAATCGCGCCGAAAATTCCACGGCCGCCGTAGTAAAAGCTGCTCCACAACAGCACGCTCAGAACAAAAGCCGCGATGAATGCCCAGAACTTCACGCAAAAAGTCTTTCTGACACAGCAAGATTTATCTTATATTAGGAATATATACTTGAATGCGCCAAGCAAAGCAAATGGATTTATTCAACCGGAGGATTGCATGACATCGGCTTCCGCGGGAACTTCGACGGCTCGCTGACGACAGGCCAAAAACGGTTTTCACGCACTGGAGAAAGCCGGGCGGCCTCTTATTTCAACCACCAGATGGCAAACGAAAGGACCGCCCGATGCTGAACAAGAACACGATCTGCCTCTGGTACGACAGGGATGCCGAAGCGGCCGCCCGCTTCTATACCGAAGTCTTTCCCGGCAGCGCCATGGGCGCCGTCATCCGGGCGCCGGGCGACTATCCCGATGGCAGGCAGGGAGACGTGCTGGTTGTCGAATTCACCGTCGCCGGCGTTCCCTGCATCGGGTTGAACGGTGGCCCTTCGATCAAGCACAATGAGTGCTTCTCCTTCCAGATCGCCACGGAAGATCAGGAGGAAACCGACCGCTACTGGAACGCGATCATCGGCAATGGCGGGCAGGAAAGCGCCTGCGGCTGGTGCAAGGACAAGTGGGGCGTTTCCTGGCAGATCACGCCGCGGGCGCTGAGCGAAGCGCTGAAGGCAAGCCCGGCCGAGGCCAAGCGCGCCTTCGACGCGATGATGACCATGCAGAAGATCGACATCGCCGCGATCGAGGCGGCTCGGCGCGGCTGAGGCGTGTCGTGACCTTGCATCGGCGCAGCAAAAAGCCCCGCCAATCATTGGCGGGGCTGTTCTTGCTGAAAATCGATCGCAATAGATCCTGGGAGAATCAATGCCCGCCTTCTGCCAGCCGAAGCTGGCGCGGGGCTTGCGCCATTGCCGGAACCACCGCTGACCTGCTTCGTTTCCCGAAAAAAGCGAGGTGAAACATGTATGTCGTTCTCGGCGCAACTGGCAATGTCGGCTCCGGCCTCATCGAGGCGCTGCGCGCATCGGGCGAAAGCGTCATCGCGGTCGTCCACAGCGCTGAGAAGGCGCGCGCGATCGGCTACGGAAATGTCGAGGCCGTGGTTCAGGATGTGTCTGATGTCGCAGGGTTACGGGCCGTCTTCCGGCGCGGCAGGCGCGCCTTTCTCCTCAATCCGCCGGCCGATCCCGGCACCGATACCAACAGAGAGGAGTTGAAGACCGCACGCAGCATCGCCGCCGCGCTTGAGAATTCCGGCCTCGAAAAAATCGTGGTGCAATCGACCTACGGCGCCATGCAAGGCGACGGCATTGGCGACCTCACGGTGCTCCACGAATTCGAGCGGTTGGCCGAAGCCAGCGGCATCGCAACGGCGATCAACCGCGGCGCCTATTACTACACCAATCTCGACACGCTGCTGGAACCCGCTCGACAGGGCTTCATCCCGACTGCCTTTCCCGAAGACTTAACCTTGCCGATGGTCTCGCCCGCCGATCTCGGAAAGGCTGCCGCCGCCCGCCTGGCGAGCGCGGCGAGTGACACTGGCATCCAATATGTGGAAGGGCCCGAGCGATATGATTTCGCCGATGTCGCGGCTGCCTTCTCCTCGCTCGTGGGAAGACCGGTCCGCGTGGCGACCACGCCGCGCAGCGAGTTGGAGAACAGTTTTCGCGCGCTCGGTTTTTCGCCCGCCGCCGCCCGTGCCTATGCCCGCATGACCGAGGCGACGCTCGACGGTCCCGAACTGCCGCCGGCACCGCATCGTGGCACGATCAGGCTCCAGGATCACATAGCCGCGCTGGGCTGATCCGCGCCTTTGTCCTGAAAACAGAGACTTAAGGCGCATTGCCTGAATCAAATTCTCAGCAATGCGCCCTGAGCGCCGTCAGGCGAACAAGATGTCCGAGACGTGGTGCACCACGGAGATTTCGTCGGTCGCGCTGTTGGTGATGTAGATGGAATCCGCCGCCGTGTCATAGACCACGTTGGTGATGATATCGTCTCCCGGTATGGCGAGGTTGATATCGACGGCCGTCTTCACCCCGGTCGCAAAGTCGAATGCCGTGCCGATATGCTCGCTGCCGTAGGAATCGCCGAAGAAGAAGGTGCCGTCGACGGCAAAGCCGTAGCCGAGCCCGCCGGCCGAAAAACTCTTGGATTCGATCGGGTTCAGCGTATGGGGATCGATTTTGGAGACCTGCCAGGTGGCATCGTCGAGGCGGCCGACGACATAAATGCCGGTGGAATCCTGCATCGTATTGACCGCCGTGAAGCCGCCCCAGTCGAACGTACCTGCCCAGTTCTGGCCGATAAGGCCGGGGATCGACGCCCCCTTCTGATCGAGCGATCCGTCGGCGGCATCCCACTTTGCGAGATAGGTCTGATCGGGGAACGGGTCCTCCCCGCCTCTCGCCTCGTTGGTTCTTCCGATGATCTCGCCGCCGCGGACCGAAAAATAGGTTCCGCCGATGTCATATTCGCCCTTGTCATAGTCGCCGAGAGAGATGGCGCCGCTGGCCTTGCCGGCCTCGAAAGCCGAGGCATTGTCGTAAATGCTCACCATGGAATCATCCGGGAAACCATGGCCGGAACTGACGTAAAACTTGCCCGTCAGCGGATCGATGGCAACGCCCTGGAGTTCGTAATGGTCGTCGAAGCCGCGCACGACCTCCGCCTGGGCTTCGGCATGCGCCGTATTCACAGACTTCCCGTCCGTCACGCCATCGACGGTCAGCGTGATCACGCCGGCATCCGCGTGACCGGCGCCGTCCGAGACCTTGTACTGGAGCTTCTCGGTCACATGCTCGCCATCGTCGAGGCCCGCCTTGACGGCCGGATCGAGATCGTAAGTGAAGCTTCCGTCGCCCGAGAAATGGAAGGTGCCGAATTCTCCCGCCACATCGGTCGTCTGTCCATGACCGGCAGCAATGCTGGTGCCGCCGACCGAACGCAGGAAGAGCGTTCCCGCCTCGCCCGGGTGATCATTGGCGAGCACATTGCGGGCCATCTCGCTTCCCTCATGAAAGGAGAAGGTGTCGTCGCCCGCCGCCGGCGGGCTGGTCACCCCGTGAACGTCGAGCTTGAAGTGGCCGACATCGGTATTGCCCGCGCCATCGGAGATCTTGTAGCCGATCGTCTCCGTCAGCGTCATTCCTTGAACGAAACCCACCTTGGCGGCTTCGTGCAAAGTATAGCTGTAGGAGCCGTCAGCCTTGACGTGAAACGTGCCGTGCTCACCCTCGATATCGGTGATCGCGCCATCCTTCTTGGCAAGAACCCGCTCGCCGTCGAGGAATGTGAGAAACAGGTTGCCGGAGCCCCCGGCCAGATCATTGTCCAGCAGATTGCCTGAAATCACATCATTCTCGGAAGCGCTGCTGACATCGTCGACCGCCACAGGTTTTTCAAGCACTGTCATGGATATCTCCTTCAAGAGCCATTCGCCTTTGTCGACCGAGAGGAAAGCAGCCGAGACCCCGGAGGTCAATGGATTTTCTAGCAGGAGTGGTATTTTAGCTTTTCACAGCTTTGTCACTCAGAGAGCCTTGTCCTGAGGTGCGGCAGCCGAAGCCTCGAAGGACGAGGCGGGCACACCGCCGACGCCTGCTCCGTTCAATCGCCGACGGTAAATCCCCACAAGGACGGATCGATCAGTTCCCGCGGCGGGATCATCTCACCAAAGTCGACCGACCGGCGTTTGGCCTCGACGGCGGCGAAGGTCTCGATTGCGCCCGATGAATCGCGACCGATGAGCTTCAGCGGAATGCCATCCGGAGTGACGCATTCGGCTCTGATGACGTTTTTGACGGCCGGTCTCAAAATATCAGGCTTCAAATCGAACCAGGTGCATTTTTCTCCGCGGTGCGATGACGCCGGCAGCTTCATGTCGACTCGCTCGAATGTCTTGTCGAAGGCGGTGTAGGGATAGCTGGACGCGCGCGGCGAGCGGCGGGCCTCGAAGCGATGCAGGTCGTCGATCGTGGAGACCGCCATGCCCTGATCCTCAAGCTCGTTCCAAACCTTGAACTGCACCGCTCCATCAGGGCCGCGACGGTCTTCGAGCCGCCATGGATAATGCCTGAGCAGCCTGATGTAAGTCTGGCCGTCGGCTGTTTTCATTCTGACATCGAAATCGACACGGTCTGCGGGCCTCTCGGGATAATCCCGGCGCGGCTTCAGCCAGAAGGCCGGCTCGAAGATCCTTTTCGGCGGCCGGACGTCGGATTCCGCCACCGGTCCGCGCTCGAGCCTGACCAGATTCGTGCCGTCCATCGCCGTCATTTCGCCGAACGGCTGGCTGGTGGCGATTTCGATGCCGTCGCGCGAGACGCAGGTGCGCCAGGGCGGATGCAGCTGGTCTTTCACCGCGGCCTTCTCAATCAACTCCCACCATCTGCAGACCTCGCCGGCCGCAATGCGAACTACACCGGTATCCCTGGCCTCCTGAGGCGACGCCTTCTCGACGATCGCGGTGGCGAAATCTTCGTCATCCTCCGATTTTGCGATCCACAGCAGAAAGGGGTTATCGAAATAGTTTCCGTAGGCGACTGTTGTGACCGGGGTCTTGACCTCTTCGACCTTCGTCCATCCCCTATGATGCAGGACGGTGCGCGTGAAGGTTTTCACCTCGCCCCAGGTTTCCCGAATAACCATGGAAGCCCTGTAATCGGGAACATCCCGGGTGGCGAAGAAGGGAATATCGTCAGCCCTGCCGCCGCCGGCCGCAAATAACCCGGCGCCTCCTGCGAGCCCGAAGACCAGGGCCGCTACACGTATCTTCAAGATGAAATCCTCGCCAATCCCAGAAAGCCTGCCAACCGCAATCCCGCACCGCACTCTGATTGACTTGAGGAGAAAATCAATATTCATTCAAGCCAAAGTTGAGGATTTGTATGAAAAACGCCTTTATATACTTGATATTAGCAGTGACGGCGATTCCGCTGTCGAGCTGCACGACGACCTCCGAAACCTCCCGCCAACAGTCTCTTTCGATCACCGCGCGCAGCGGCGTCAGAACGCTTGTGGCCAAGAACTGGCACATCGACGACGACTGCCGCCATATCGATTACCCCGCCATTGAAATCGTCGAGCGCCCCAAGCATGGCCGCCTCGAAATCGTCCACGAACCGCTCTTCCCCAAGCTCGACGGAAAAGCCTCGAAATGCGCGACAACCAAAGTCAACGGCGTCGTCGGCTATTATACGCCGAACCCCGGCTACACCGGCCAAGACCGGCTGGTCATCCGCTCGCCCTATGAAGACGGGAAGACGGAAGAAGGCGTGTTGAGCGTGAC from Rhizobium sp. Pop5 includes these protein-coding regions:
- a CDS encoding Ig-like domain-containing protein; its protein translation is MTVLEKPVAVDDVSSASENDVISGNLLDNDLAGGSGNLFLTFLDGERVLAKKDGAITDIEGEHGTFHVKADGSYSYTLHEAAKVGFVQGMTLTETIGYKISDGAGNTDVGHFKLDVHGVTSPPAAGDDTFSFHEGSEMARNVLANDHPGEAGTLFLRSVGGTSIAAGHGQTTDVAGEFGTFHFSGDGSFTYDLDPAVKAGLDDGEHVTEKLQYKVSDGAGHADAGVITLTVDGVTDGKSVNTAHAEAQAEVVRGFDDHYELQGVAIDPLTGKFYVSSGHGFPDDSMVSIYDNASAFEAGKASGAISLGDYDKGEYDIGGTYFSVRGGEIIGRTNEARGGEDPFPDQTYLAKWDAADGSLDQKGASIPGLIGQNWAGTFDWGGFTAVNTMQDSTGIYVVGRLDDATWQVSKIDPHTLNPIESKSFSAGGLGYGFAVDGTFFFGDSYGSEHIGTAFDFATGVKTAVDINLAIPGDDIITNVVYDTAADSIYITNSATDEISVVHHVSDILFA